One region of Eupeodes corollae chromosome 1, idEupCoro1.1, whole genome shotgun sequence genomic DNA includes:
- the LOC129949888 gene encoding uncharacterized protein LOC129949888, whose translation MSWAKLGWAGQDTCENLFIFRMGDYHDDIRQEQMWEMQALTSTPTQGPAGDQNSPNGVTDMDTSNDERTDLEALGMDCSGTADKSDSNQSSTNNDSHHHTTVSSADSISATNTTSVHPSAMAVAIQQQLTAVGMAGILKPSTGVAAVTGLPQTQSTLAMPSEAETTTSTLALLDPPGALLHPALRGVKSINIAGQLGRKRPLLGVPRSGMNPTKRTVMTLLARAKNSQAIHSVRNPAAAAGFAETSPQFSILSSSPLQMLASPFILPQPMDQSMVALQKESLAQGV comes from the exons GACTATCACGATGATATCAGACAGGAACAAATGTGGGAAATGCAAGCTCTTACGTCAACACCAACACAAGGCCCAGCAGGTGATCAAAACAGTCCGAATGGCGTCACAGATATGGACACATCCAACGACGAACGAACGGATCTCGAAGCACTGGGCATGGATTGCTCAGGAACAGCCGATAAAAGTGATAGCAACCAATCGAGTACGAATAATGACAGTCACCATCACACGACAGTATCAAGTGCAGACAGCATATCGGCGACTAATACGACGTCAG TTCATCCATCAGCAATGGCTGTAGCAATTCAACAACAACTCACAGCTGTCGGAATGGCCGGAATTCTTAAACCATCAACAGGTGTCGCAGCAGTCACAGGCTTACCACAAACACAGTCCACATTAGCCATGCCCAGTGAGGCTGAAACGACAACATCCACACTGGCATTACTCGATCCACCAGGAGCTTTATTGCATCCAGCGTTGCGCGGTGTCAAGTCAATCAATATTG CTGGTCAACTTGGACGCAAACGACCTCTTCTCGGTGTACCACGTTCCGGAATGAATCCCACCAAACGCACAGTGATGACCCTCCTAGCCCGTGCCAAAAACTCACAAGCCATACACTCTGTACGAAATCCAGCAGCGGCCGCCGGCTTTGCTGA AACGTCACCCCAATTCTCCATTCTGTCAAGCAGTCCACTTCAGATGTTAGCCTCACCTTTTATTCTGCCACAACCAATGGATCAGTCAATGGTTGCTCTACAAAAGGAGAGTCTGGCACAGGGTGTCTAA